One genomic window of Salvia miltiorrhiza cultivar Shanhuang (shh) chromosome 4, IMPLAD_Smil_shh, whole genome shotgun sequence includes the following:
- the LOC131021253 gene encoding uncharacterized protein LOC131021253 isoform X1 produces the protein MEDEKLAAYYDDLTRRGGGAARFKQGLGFSSNNSSTNDDVPSRGSALPAASSFLSSFVRESSPSKTSDFGKQAQLQSIQNKLSKKPEARSRSPSPSRNSIRSPSRDRIRDKHSNRLSRSRSRSWSPGRDRIRDKHSKRRTRSRSPSRSRDTRSRRRSSSREDGSRRRYRSRSRSREKNRERSKRQGSPEERRLDKGKKREAVRGGGRTDFAKLIDGYDSMTPAERVKAKMKLQLSKTVENDETIGKGSGWERFEFDKDAPLDDEEDIEAADDDAVLVKNMGQSFRFSAVAARKEEEMKALHDEAIFGVSSHPPPAETDNEAQGANHVDENVETAPAMSLLSDEVNLLHITGGIIRCSSTLLLLIKFPSLQLLTRQKGSWRDRAYKR, from the exons ATGGAGGACGAAAAGCTGGCTGCGTACTACGACGACCTGACTCGTAGAGGTGGCGGCGCCGCCCGATTCAAGCAGGGTCTCGGCTTCTCTTCCAACAATTCGTCCACAAACGATGACGTTCCGTCCAGGGGCTCCGCCCTCCCCGCCGCCTCATCTTTCCTCAGTAGCTTCGTCAGAGAATCCAGCCCTTCCAAAACTTCCGACTTCGGAAAGCAAGCGCAGCTTCAGTCAATCCAAAACAAGCTCAGCAAAAAACCTGAGGCCCGGAGCCGGAGCCCTAGCCCTAGCCGAAATTCGATCCGAAGTCCTAGCCGAGATAGGATTAGGGATAAACATTCAAATCGGCTGAGCCGGAGTCGTAGCCGAAGCTGGAGTCCCGGCCGAGATAGAATTAGGGATAAGCATTCGAAGCGGCGGACTAGGAGTCGGAGCCCTAGCCGGAGCCGCGACACGCGGTCGAGGCGGAGGAGTAGTAGCCGTGAAGATGGGTCGAGGCGTCGATATCGGTCTAGGAGTAGGAGCAGAGAGAAGAATAGAGAGAGAAGTAAGAGGCAAGGATCGCCGGAGGAGCGGAGGTTGGATAAAGGGAAGAAGCGGGAGGCGGTGCGCGGTGGTGGTAGGACTGATTTTGCTAAATTGATTGACGGTTATGATAGTATG ACACCAGCTGAAAGAGTCAAAGCCAAGATGAAGCTTCAGCTTTCAAAAACTG TTGAAAATGATGAAACAATTGGAAAAGGCTCTGGATGGGAGCGTTTTGAGTTCGACAAGGATGCCCCTCTCGATGATGAGGAGGACATAGAAG CTGCTGATGACGATGCTGTGTTGGTCAAGAACATGGGACAAAGCTTTCGTTTCTCTGCAGTGGCG GCGAGGAAAGAGGAAGAGATGAAGGCCCTTCACGATGAAGCGATCTTTGGAGTCTCTTCACACCCACCGCCTGCAGAGACAGACAACGAGGCACAAGGTGCGAACCATGTAGATGAAAACGTTGAAACTGCTCCTGCAATGAGTCTTCTCAGTGACGAGGTAAATTTGTTGCACATTACAGGGGGAATAATTCGATGCTCATCTACACTGTTGC TGCTGATAAAATTTCCATCTCTGCAGCTTTTAACCAGGCAAAAAGGATCTTGGCGCGATCGTGCTTACAAACGATGA
- the LOC131021256 gene encoding transcription factor bHLH79 — MDPPLVNEASFTAAANPNSYSLAGLLSFSGSGGLGLRMGNLGRSGGGDASLEESTVTEQSGSGNGGGPKRRRDVGSSFDDDSSKIVSTSSANQDVTDSNAKRAKVFDSGDQLKTETETHSGSSKPVEEKSKPEPPKDYIHVRARRGQATDSHSLAERARREKISERMKILQDLVPGCNKVIGKALVLDEIINYIQSLQRQVEFLSMKLEAVNSRLSPTLEGFPSKDLAGPAFDANGMIYGPQTPGVYARGSQAEWLHMQVGGGFERST; from the exons ATGGATCCGCCTTTGGTAAATGAGGCGTCGTTTACCGCCGCCGCGAACCCCAATTCGTACAGTTTGGCGGGGCTGCTTTCCTTCTCCGGCAGCGGCGGGCTGGGGCTCAGAATGGGGAACTTGGGGCGCAGCGGCGGAGGAGACGCGTCTCTCGAGGAATCGACGGTTACGGAGCAGAGCGGGAGCGGGAATGGCGGTGGCCCGAAGCGGAGGAGGGATGTTGGGAGCTCTTTTGATGACGACTCCTCCAAAATTGTCTCCACCAGCAGTGCTAATCAGGACGTG ACTGATTCGAATGCCAAACGAGCAAAGGTATTTGATTCCGGAGATCAATTGAAAACGGAAACAGAAACACATTCGGGGAGCAGCAAGCCTGTTGAGGAGAAAAGTAAACCCGAACCGCCTAAAGACTATATTCATGTTAGAGCAAGACGGGGTCAAGCTACTGATAGCCACAGTTTAGCTGAAAGA GCTCGGAGGGAAAAGATCAGCGAAAGGATGAAAATCCTGCAAGATTTGGTACCGGGATGTAATAAG GTTATCGGAAAAGCTCTTGTTCTtgatgaaataattaattacatcCAGTCCCTACAGCGTCAAGTTGAG TTTTTGTCGATGAAGCTTGAAGCAGTTAACTCGAGGTTGAGTCCCACATTAGAAGGGTTTCCCTCCAAAGAT CTAGCAGGACCTGCATTTGATGCCAACGGGATGATATATGGGCCACAAACACCGGGAGTGTACGCCAGAGGATCGCAGGCGGAGTGGCTTCACATGCAGGTTGGAGGTGGTTTTGAAAGATCAACATGA
- the LOC131021253 gene encoding uncharacterized protein LOC131021253 isoform X2 — protein MEDEKLAAYYDDLTRRGGGAARFKQGLGFSSNNSSTNDDVPSRGSALPAASSFLSSFVRESSPSKTSDFGKQAQLQSIQNKLSKKPEARSRSPSPSRNSIRSPSRDRIRDKHSNRLSRSRSRSWSPGRDRIRDKHSKRRTRSRSPSRSRDTRSRRRSSSREDGSRRRYRSRSRSREKNRERSKRQGSPEERRLDKGKKREAVRGGGRTDFAKLIDGYDSMTPAERVKAKMKLQLSKTVENDETIGKGSGWERFEFDKDAPLDDEEDIEAADDDAVLVKNMGQSFRFSAVAARKEEEMKALHDEAIFGVSSHPPPAETDNEAQGANHVDENVETAPAMSLLSDELLTRQKGSWRDRAYKR, from the exons ATGGAGGACGAAAAGCTGGCTGCGTACTACGACGACCTGACTCGTAGAGGTGGCGGCGCCGCCCGATTCAAGCAGGGTCTCGGCTTCTCTTCCAACAATTCGTCCACAAACGATGACGTTCCGTCCAGGGGCTCCGCCCTCCCCGCCGCCTCATCTTTCCTCAGTAGCTTCGTCAGAGAATCCAGCCCTTCCAAAACTTCCGACTTCGGAAAGCAAGCGCAGCTTCAGTCAATCCAAAACAAGCTCAGCAAAAAACCTGAGGCCCGGAGCCGGAGCCCTAGCCCTAGCCGAAATTCGATCCGAAGTCCTAGCCGAGATAGGATTAGGGATAAACATTCAAATCGGCTGAGCCGGAGTCGTAGCCGAAGCTGGAGTCCCGGCCGAGATAGAATTAGGGATAAGCATTCGAAGCGGCGGACTAGGAGTCGGAGCCCTAGCCGGAGCCGCGACACGCGGTCGAGGCGGAGGAGTAGTAGCCGTGAAGATGGGTCGAGGCGTCGATATCGGTCTAGGAGTAGGAGCAGAGAGAAGAATAGAGAGAGAAGTAAGAGGCAAGGATCGCCGGAGGAGCGGAGGTTGGATAAAGGGAAGAAGCGGGAGGCGGTGCGCGGTGGTGGTAGGACTGATTTTGCTAAATTGATTGACGGTTATGATAGTATG ACACCAGCTGAAAGAGTCAAAGCCAAGATGAAGCTTCAGCTTTCAAAAACTG TTGAAAATGATGAAACAATTGGAAAAGGCTCTGGATGGGAGCGTTTTGAGTTCGACAAGGATGCCCCTCTCGATGATGAGGAGGACATAGAAG CTGCTGATGACGATGCTGTGTTGGTCAAGAACATGGGACAAAGCTTTCGTTTCTCTGCAGTGGCG GCGAGGAAAGAGGAAGAGATGAAGGCCCTTCACGATGAAGCGATCTTTGGAGTCTCTTCACACCCACCGCCTGCAGAGACAGACAACGAGGCACAAGGTGCGAACCATGTAGATGAAAACGTTGAAACTGCTCCTGCAATGAGTCTTCTCAGTGACGAG CTTTTAACCAGGCAAAAAGGATCTTGGCGCGATCGTGCTTACAAACGATGA